In one Gemmatimonas sp. genomic region, the following are encoded:
- the wecB gene encoding UDP-N-acetylglucosamine 2-epimerase (non-hydrolyzing), translated as MSTSRWLTPMRGGMRAIEPNEPPHVLAVVGTRPEVIKMAPVVRAIRERGRVRVTLVSTGQHRELLTRAFDDVGIQPDIALTLMTTNQTPSEFVSRCITALDEVMVQSKASVVLVQGDTSSAIAGAMAATWRSIPVGHVEAGLRSFNFQEPFPEEFHRRVVGVASQWHFTPTAESRDNLLREGVPMHRIFVTGNTIVDAVRQMDLSHPYENPALAALGDGRVALVTAHRRENHGAAMRDVARAVRRLIDAVPDLQVVFPLHPNPNVRGTFIEMLGTTPRVLLTEPLAYRDLLKLMHRSTLILSDSGGLQEEAPSMGRPILILRERTERPEVVQVGAGILVGTDPDLIVKEALSILCDPVVYQRMVSGPNPFGDGRAGQHISEILESALIEEHDTSPVEMVI; from the coding sequence ATGAGCACCTCGCGCTGGCTGACTCCGATGCGTGGCGGAATGCGCGCGATCGAACCCAACGAACCGCCTCACGTCCTGGCGGTCGTGGGTACACGCCCCGAGGTGATCAAGATGGCGCCGGTGGTGCGGGCGATCCGCGAACGCGGGCGCGTGCGTGTCACGCTGGTGTCCACGGGTCAGCATCGCGAGTTGCTCACGCGCGCCTTCGACGATGTGGGCATTCAGCCCGATATCGCGCTCACGCTCATGACGACGAACCAGACGCCAAGCGAGTTCGTGTCACGGTGCATCACGGCGCTGGACGAGGTGATGGTGCAGTCGAAGGCGAGTGTGGTGTTGGTGCAGGGCGACACCAGCAGTGCGATTGCCGGCGCAATGGCGGCGACGTGGCGGTCGATTCCGGTGGGTCATGTCGAAGCGGGGCTGCGGTCGTTCAACTTCCAGGAGCCGTTCCCCGAGGAATTCCATCGTCGTGTGGTGGGCGTGGCCTCGCAGTGGCATTTCACGCCGACGGCGGAAAGCCGCGACAACCTGCTCCGCGAAGGCGTGCCGATGCACCGCATCTTCGTCACGGGCAACACGATCGTCGACGCGGTGCGGCAGATGGATCTGTCGCATCCGTACGAGAATCCGGCGCTGGCTGCGCTGGGCGACGGACGCGTGGCCCTCGTCACGGCGCACCGTCGGGAGAATCACGGGGCCGCGATGCGCGACGTGGCTCGGGCGGTGCGCCGTCTGATCGACGCCGTCCCCGATCTGCAGGTGGTATTTCCGCTGCATCCGAATCCGAATGTGCGCGGCACCTTCATCGAAATGCTGGGCACGACGCCACGCGTCCTGCTGACGGAGCCGCTGGCGTATCGGGACCTGTTGAAGCTGATGCACCGCAGCACGCTGATTCTGTCCGACTCGGGCGGTTTGCAGGAGGAGGCGCCGTCGATGGGTCGCCCTATCCTGATCCTGCGGGAGCGAACGGAGCGTCCGGAGGTGGTGCAGGTGGGCGCGGGCATTTTGGTGGGCACCGACCCGGATCTGATCGTGAAAGAGGCGCTGAGCATCCTGTGCGATCCCGTGGTCTATCAGCGCATGGTGTCGGGGCCGAACCCCTTTGGCGACGGTCGGGCCGGTCAGCACATCTCGGAGATCCTGGAGTCGGCGCTGATCGAAGAGCACGACACGTCGCCGGTGGAGATGGTGATCTAG
- a CDS encoding PEP-CTERM sorting domain-containing protein, whose protein sequence is MRVLETIRRSLLPTLAVGTLLVSAPLSAQPITPVTFEQLGYNSPVNPNFVAGSQTNSNNYNCNWNGQTIQNGFSGFSWKGFGALDLQDYLYSDGQQGYGRCFVNGRQGSLYQIDQNNQILTGYQQKYSSYQSHLTQVVAVSGASGPNGAGFSSSSLFELKSMQLGGGWGNVANLRVTGLNNGNEVWSQDFNFLGIGGDFSTMMAKLGLINEVRFNATYSQQLGTLDPYGSVDELRGYGNKEMNLDPYRTFWIDNINIQTSTVPEPGTWALMATGLAGLAFAARRRWKR, encoded by the coding sequence ATGCGCGTTCTTGAGACCATCCGCCGCTCCCTGCTCCCCACGCTCGCCGTGGGAACGTTGCTCGTGAGCGCGCCGCTGTCGGCGCAGCCGATCACGCCGGTCACGTTTGAACAGCTCGGCTACAACAGCCCGGTGAACCCGAATTTTGTCGCCGGCAGCCAGACGAACAGCAACAACTACAACTGCAACTGGAACGGCCAGACGATTCAGAATGGCTTCTCCGGTTTCAGCTGGAAGGGATTCGGCGCGCTCGACCTGCAGGACTATCTGTATTCAGATGGACAACAGGGATACGGCCGCTGCTTCGTGAATGGCCGTCAAGGCTCGCTGTACCAGATCGATCAGAACAACCAGATCCTCACGGGCTACCAGCAGAAGTACTCGTCCTACCAGTCGCACCTGACGCAGGTCGTGGCGGTGTCGGGGGCGTCGGGACCGAACGGGGCGGGTTTCTCGAGTTCGTCCCTGTTCGAGCTCAAGTCGATGCAGCTCGGTGGCGGGTGGGGCAACGTGGCCAATCTTCGCGTGACGGGCCTGAACAACGGCAACGAGGTGTGGTCGCAGGATTTCAACTTTCTGGGTATCGGCGGTGACTTTTCGACGATGATGGCGAAGCTCGGCCTGATCAACGAAGTCCGCTTCAACGCGACGTACTCGCAGCAGCTCGGCACGCTCGACCCGTATGGGTCAGTCGACGAACTGCGCGGCTACGGAAACAAGGAGATGAATCTCGACCCCTACCGCACCTTCTGGATTGACAACATCAACATCCAGACGTCGACGGTGCCGGAGCCGGGTACGTGGGCGCTTATGGCCACCGGCCTCGCCGGTCTGGCCTTCGCGGCCCGCCGTCGCTGGAAGCGCTGA